In Aphelocoma coerulescens isolate FSJ_1873_10779 chromosome 13, UR_Acoe_1.0, whole genome shotgun sequence, the following are encoded in one genomic region:
- the MAT2B gene encoding methionine adenosyltransferase 2 subunit beta isoform X2: MVGREKELRIRFAPGRCELVEEDVDVPSRRVLITGATGLLGRAVFKEFNENNWNAVGCGYRRAQPRFEQINLLDSIAVHDIIHDFQPHVIVHCAAERRPDIVESQPDAASQLNVAASANLAKEAAGVGAFLIYISTDYVFDGTSPPYKETDVPNPLNLYGKTKLEGEKAVLENNEETAVLRIPVLYGEVERLEESAVTVMFDKVQFSNKSANMDHWQQRFPTNVKDVAAVCRQLAEKRMLDPSIKGTFHWSGNEQMTKYEMACAIADAFNLPSSHLRPITDSPVVGALRPKNAQLDCSKLEMLGIGQRTPFRAGIRESLWPFLVDKRWRQTVFH, from the exons atGGTCGGCCGGGAGAAGGAGCTCAGGATCCGCTTCGCGCCGGGACGCTGCGAGCTTGTGGAG GAAGATGTTGACGTTCCCAGTAGGCGAGTTTTGATCACTGGTGCTACAGGACTTCTTGGCAGAGCTGTGTTTAAAGAATTCAATGAAAATAATTGGAATGCAGTTGGCTGTGGATACAGGAGAGCTCAGCCCAGATTTGAACAGATTAATCTTCTGGACTCTATTGCAGTTCATGACATTATCCATGATTTTCAG CCTCATGTTATAGTGCACTGTGCTGCTGAGAGAAGGCCAGATATTGTAGAAAGTCAACCAGATGCTGCTTCTCAGCTCAATGTGGCTGCTTCAGCGAACTTAGCAAAAGAGGCAG CTGGAGTTGGAGCATTTCTGATCTACATTAGTACAGACTATGTATTTGATGGAACAAGCCCTCCGTATAAAGAGACTGACGTACCAAATCCCCTGAATTTATATGGTAAAACCAAATTGGAGGGTGAAAAAGCAGTTCTGGAAAACAATGAAG aAACCGCAGTACTTAGGATTCCTGTCTTGTATGGAGAAGTGGAAAGACTGGAGGAGAGCGCTGTGACAGTTATGTTTGATAAAGTGCAGTTCAGTAATAAATCTGCCAACATGGACCACTGGCAACAGAGATTTCCTACCAATGTCAAGGATGTAGCAGCTGTTTGCAGACAGCTAGCAGAGAAGAGAATGCTG GACCCATCAATAAAAGGAACATTTCACTGGTCTGGCAATGAACAGATGACTAAGTATGAGATGGCGTGTGCAATTGCAGATGCTTTCAACCTTCCCAGCAGCCACTTGAGGCCA ATTACTGATAGTCCAGTTGTGGGTGCTCTTCGTCCGAAGAATGCTCAGCTGGACTGCTCCAAGTTGGAGATGCTGGGGATAGGTCAGAGAACACCATTTCGAGCTGGGATCAGAGAATCACTTTGGCCTTTCCTTGTTGACAAGAGATGGAGACAGACAGTCTTCCATTAG
- the MAT2B gene encoding methionine adenosyltransferase 2 subunit beta isoform X1, translating into MRVGRVGKGRTTSGNANIAPSYQLLNELKILSSLVVWIVVEEDVDVPSRRVLITGATGLLGRAVFKEFNENNWNAVGCGYRRAQPRFEQINLLDSIAVHDIIHDFQPHVIVHCAAERRPDIVESQPDAASQLNVAASANLAKEAAGVGAFLIYISTDYVFDGTSPPYKETDVPNPLNLYGKTKLEGEKAVLENNEETAVLRIPVLYGEVERLEESAVTVMFDKVQFSNKSANMDHWQQRFPTNVKDVAAVCRQLAEKRMLDPSIKGTFHWSGNEQMTKYEMACAIADAFNLPSSHLRPITDSPVVGALRPKNAQLDCSKLEMLGIGQRTPFRAGIRESLWPFLVDKRWRQTVFH; encoded by the exons ATGAGGGTTGGGCGTGTAGGGAAAGGCAGAACAACTTCTGGCAACGCGAAT ATTGCACCAAGTTATCAGCTTTTGAATGAACTTAAAATTCTGTCTTCACTAGTGGTTTGGATTGTTGTAGAA GAAGATGTTGACGTTCCCAGTAGGCGAGTTTTGATCACTGGTGCTACAGGACTTCTTGGCAGAGCTGTGTTTAAAGAATTCAATGAAAATAATTGGAATGCAGTTGGCTGTGGATACAGGAGAGCTCAGCCCAGATTTGAACAGATTAATCTTCTGGACTCTATTGCAGTTCATGACATTATCCATGATTTTCAG CCTCATGTTATAGTGCACTGTGCTGCTGAGAGAAGGCCAGATATTGTAGAAAGTCAACCAGATGCTGCTTCTCAGCTCAATGTGGCTGCTTCAGCGAACTTAGCAAAAGAGGCAG CTGGAGTTGGAGCATTTCTGATCTACATTAGTACAGACTATGTATTTGATGGAACAAGCCCTCCGTATAAAGAGACTGACGTACCAAATCCCCTGAATTTATATGGTAAAACCAAATTGGAGGGTGAAAAAGCAGTTCTGGAAAACAATGAAG aAACCGCAGTACTTAGGATTCCTGTCTTGTATGGAGAAGTGGAAAGACTGGAGGAGAGCGCTGTGACAGTTATGTTTGATAAAGTGCAGTTCAGTAATAAATCTGCCAACATGGACCACTGGCAACAGAGATTTCCTACCAATGTCAAGGATGTAGCAGCTGTTTGCAGACAGCTAGCAGAGAAGAGAATGCTG GACCCATCAATAAAAGGAACATTTCACTGGTCTGGCAATGAACAGATGACTAAGTATGAGATGGCGTGTGCAATTGCAGATGCTTTCAACCTTCCCAGCAGCCACTTGAGGCCA ATTACTGATAGTCCAGTTGTGGGTGCTCTTCGTCCGAAGAATGCTCAGCTGGACTGCTCCAAGTTGGAGATGCTGGGGATAGGTCAGAGAACACCATTTCGAGCTGGGATCAGAGAATCACTTTGGCCTTTCCTTGTTGACAAGAGATGGAGACAGACAGTCTTCCATTAG
- the MAT2B gene encoding methionine adenosyltransferase 2 subunit beta isoform X3, whose translation MRVGRVGKGRTTSGNANEDVDVPSRRVLITGATGLLGRAVFKEFNENNWNAVGCGYRRAQPRFEQINLLDSIAVHDIIHDFQPHVIVHCAAERRPDIVESQPDAASQLNVAASANLAKEAAGVGAFLIYISTDYVFDGTSPPYKETDVPNPLNLYGKTKLEGEKAVLENNEETAVLRIPVLYGEVERLEESAVTVMFDKVQFSNKSANMDHWQQRFPTNVKDVAAVCRQLAEKRMLDPSIKGTFHWSGNEQMTKYEMACAIADAFNLPSSHLRPITDSPVVGALRPKNAQLDCSKLEMLGIGQRTPFRAGIRESLWPFLVDKRWRQTVFH comes from the exons ATGAGGGTTGGGCGTGTAGGGAAAGGCAGAACAACTTCTGGCAACGCGAAT GAAGATGTTGACGTTCCCAGTAGGCGAGTTTTGATCACTGGTGCTACAGGACTTCTTGGCAGAGCTGTGTTTAAAGAATTCAATGAAAATAATTGGAATGCAGTTGGCTGTGGATACAGGAGAGCTCAGCCCAGATTTGAACAGATTAATCTTCTGGACTCTATTGCAGTTCATGACATTATCCATGATTTTCAG CCTCATGTTATAGTGCACTGTGCTGCTGAGAGAAGGCCAGATATTGTAGAAAGTCAACCAGATGCTGCTTCTCAGCTCAATGTGGCTGCTTCAGCGAACTTAGCAAAAGAGGCAG CTGGAGTTGGAGCATTTCTGATCTACATTAGTACAGACTATGTATTTGATGGAACAAGCCCTCCGTATAAAGAGACTGACGTACCAAATCCCCTGAATTTATATGGTAAAACCAAATTGGAGGGTGAAAAAGCAGTTCTGGAAAACAATGAAG aAACCGCAGTACTTAGGATTCCTGTCTTGTATGGAGAAGTGGAAAGACTGGAGGAGAGCGCTGTGACAGTTATGTTTGATAAAGTGCAGTTCAGTAATAAATCTGCCAACATGGACCACTGGCAACAGAGATTTCCTACCAATGTCAAGGATGTAGCAGCTGTTTGCAGACAGCTAGCAGAGAAGAGAATGCTG GACCCATCAATAAAAGGAACATTTCACTGGTCTGGCAATGAACAGATGACTAAGTATGAGATGGCGTGTGCAATTGCAGATGCTTTCAACCTTCCCAGCAGCCACTTGAGGCCA ATTACTGATAGTCCAGTTGTGGGTGCTCTTCGTCCGAAGAATGCTCAGCTGGACTGCTCCAAGTTGGAGATGCTGGGGATAGGTCAGAGAACACCATTTCGAGCTGGGATCAGAGAATCACTTTGGCCTTTCCTTGTTGACAAGAGATGGAGACAGACAGTCTTCCATTAG